One window of Leptospira yasudae genomic DNA carries:
- a CDS encoding helix-turn-helix domain-containing protein — translation MHQLFVWKEFSIYSGPSFSTTRHSHFFVQLCIANEGEFRLRGKNGIWRSYRAALIPSGVSHETEKSDRNFTIVLLDPLSFQTGLFSKIDEIGGEPGIDVSEKFSSEDIQFLLSIFRNASEDSKKKFLDFFESKFEIGEQGSELTNDKSNIRKLNKKTNTDPPYAKKSNPALFRLKEPNAPIDPRILECIEILSSAYDSPSSFEKEISLSELASRVKLSPGRFRHLFREETNITFSGYKLWLKTGKAILSLAGKPELTAAAYEGGFSDQAHFSRIFRRSFGMSPSDFAKNQDRFQIRFFRS, via the coding sequence ATGCATCAGTTGTTTGTTTGGAAAGAATTTTCAATCTACAGCGGACCTTCGTTTTCCACCACACGACATAGTCACTTCTTCGTTCAACTCTGCATCGCAAACGAAGGTGAATTCCGACTTCGAGGTAAAAACGGAATTTGGAGATCGTATCGGGCGGCGCTCATCCCGTCGGGCGTCAGTCACGAAACCGAAAAATCCGACCGAAATTTTACGATCGTTTTATTGGATCCGTTATCGTTTCAAACGGGACTCTTTTCAAAGATCGACGAAATCGGAGGAGAACCGGGAATCGACGTAAGCGAGAAATTCTCTTCCGAGGACATTCAATTTTTATTAAGTATTTTCAGAAACGCTTCGGAGGATTCCAAAAAGAAGTTTTTGGATTTTTTCGAAAGCAAATTCGAAATAGGCGAACAAGGCTCGGAACTTACGAACGATAAATCGAATATCAGAAAGTTAAACAAGAAAACGAATACAGATCCGCCTTACGCCAAAAAATCGAACCCGGCATTGTTCAGACTAAAAGAACCGAACGCTCCGATCGATCCGCGCATCTTAGAATGCATCGAAATTTTATCCTCCGCATACGATTCCCCTTCCTCGTTCGAAAAAGAGATTTCGCTTTCGGAACTCGCAAGCCGAGTCAAACTTTCGCCGGGTAGATTCCGTCATCTATTCCGGGAAGAAACAAATATTACGTTTTCAGGATATAAGCTCTGGCTCAAAACCGGGAAGGCGATTCTTTCCCTTGCCGGAAAACCGGAGCTGACGGCCGCCGCATACGAAGGAGGCTTTTCGGACCAAGCTCATTTCAGCAGAATTTTCAGACGTTCCTTCGGAATGTCTCCTTCGGACTTTGCAAAAAATCAGGATCGCTTTCAAATCCGTTTTTTTCGTTCGTAG
- a CDS encoding MBL fold metallo-hydrolase has translation MKRRLERIGISLSIAASVPILFVIFYWIFHEWQRLQVERAWSQETIRPIPMSELGSTKRLSILPLVNWHAAPGFKKEIGVSYLIRTDHATVLFDVGQNSNEENPSPLLFNMNRAGISLSEIDAVFLSHLHFDHVGGKKWERNRTFSLGNERIPLNGKKIFAPEEISYPNSAPIKIETPQVLYPGVASIGPITRRLFMGKIEEQALAVHVRDKGIVLISGCGHQTLKKILERTERSFSTEIYGIVGDLHYPVPSGRLNRFGINLQRVFASGTDPLHTLDWEDVQHDSSILKKKNLSFLAIGGHDSSDETIELFSQNFGSSYHRVVVGEWIHVTPNEDLTQTDVKRF, from the coding sequence ATGAAGCGAAGATTAGAGCGAATCGGAATTTCTTTATCGATCGCCGCTTCGGTTCCGATACTGTTCGTAATTTTCTATTGGATTTTTCACGAATGGCAAAGACTTCAGGTGGAAAGGGCTTGGTCCCAAGAAACGATTCGACCGATACCGATGTCCGAATTAGGAAGCACGAAACGGCTCTCCATTCTTCCTTTAGTGAATTGGCACGCGGCTCCCGGATTCAAAAAAGAAATCGGGGTTTCTTATCTGATTCGTACCGATCACGCAACCGTTCTATTCGACGTAGGCCAGAATTCAAACGAAGAGAATCCGTCTCCGCTCCTTTTCAACATGAATCGTGCGGGAATTTCTCTTTCCGAAATCGATGCGGTTTTTCTTTCTCATCTCCACTTCGATCACGTGGGCGGAAAAAAATGGGAACGAAATCGGACCTTTTCTTTGGGGAACGAACGGATACCTTTGAACGGAAAGAAGATATTCGCACCGGAAGAGATTTCCTATCCGAACTCCGCACCGATCAAAATCGAAACGCCCCAGGTTTTGTATCCCGGCGTCGCCAGCATCGGTCCGATCACCCGAAGGTTATTTATGGGAAAAATCGAAGAACAGGCGTTAGCCGTTCATGTGCGTGATAAAGGAATTGTTCTGATTTCGGGATGCGGACATCAAACCCTCAAAAAAATATTGGAAAGAACCGAAAGAAGTTTTTCTACCGAGATCTACGGAATCGTAGGAGATCTGCATTACCCCGTTCCATCCGGTCGTCTGAATCGATTCGGAATCAATCTACAACGGGTCTTTGCTTCGGGAACGGATCCGTTACACACTCTCGACTGGGAGGACGTACAACACGATTCAAGTATATTAAAAAAGAAGAATCTGTCTTTCCTTGCGATCGGAGGCCACGATTCCAGCGACGAAACGATCGAACTATTCTCTCAGAATTTCGGAAGCTCGTATCATCGAGTCGTCGTGGGGGAATGGATTCATGTAACGCCGAATGAGGACTTGACTCAAACCGATGTCAAACGATTCTAA
- a CDS encoding YeiH family protein, whose protein sequence is MSNDSNPIRSGFRGIPKDAVDFLRFRSSGSGILFGFALAVGCSLTVRFLTALFGNQQSSPLAFGMIFGIVFSHLFGIKSSFVPGIRFASRTLLRISVVLLGFKITLSELGEIGWSGYGRLFLIVISTFFFTRWIAEKIFGLKSPLAYLLAAGCSICGASAVLATSAIVRSETHENAIAVGIVTCFGLVLLFLEPALYQSGLLFGLNSNSFGFFAGTTIHEVAQAVTAGFTIGEESGKIATIVKLGRVLLLAPILFGLSLCAQRRSTMKTDASKTKITVPWFVFGFLLMVLIRSLIPNSERTVTLIGSSNQFLMLVALTAIGLETNLSLLKKVGWRPFLAAGIGTLFLFFIGWVGALSAL, encoded by the coding sequence ATGTCAAACGATTCTAATCCGATCCGTTCCGGATTTCGGGGCATACCCAAAGATGCGGTCGATTTCCTCCGATTCAGGAGCTCCGGTTCCGGTATTCTTTTTGGATTCGCACTTGCCGTGGGTTGCAGTTTAACCGTGAGATTCCTTACCGCTTTGTTCGGGAACCAGCAAAGTTCTCCATTGGCATTCGGAATGATATTCGGGATCGTCTTTTCCCATCTTTTTGGGATCAAAAGTTCTTTCGTGCCCGGAATACGGTTCGCGTCCCGTACGTTATTACGGATCTCGGTGGTGTTGCTCGGCTTCAAGATCACCTTATCCGAATTAGGTGAAATCGGTTGGTCCGGTTACGGAAGACTTTTCTTGATCGTGATATCCACCTTCTTCTTTACGCGCTGGATCGCGGAAAAAATCTTCGGATTAAAATCCCCGCTCGCTTATCTACTTGCGGCGGGCTGCTCCATCTGCGGCGCTTCCGCGGTGTTGGCCACCTCCGCGATCGTGCGATCCGAAACTCACGAAAACGCGATCGCAGTAGGAATCGTTACTTGTTTCGGTTTGGTTCTTTTGTTCTTAGAACCGGCTTTATATCAATCGGGCTTACTCTTCGGATTGAATTCGAATTCGTTCGGTTTTTTTGCGGGTACTACGATTCATGAAGTTGCACAGGCGGTTACTGCGGGATTTACGATCGGAGAAGAAAGCGGTAAAATTGCTACGATCGTAAAATTAGGAAGGGTTCTTTTGCTCGCCCCTATTTTATTCGGTTTAAGTCTTTGCGCTCAACGTCGATCGACAATGAAGACGGATGCATCTAAAACGAAGATAACGGTCCCCTGGTTCGTTTTCGGTTTTTTACTCATGGTTCTCATTCGTTCCCTAATTCCGAATTCGGAAAGAACGGTAACTCTGATCGGATCTTCGAATCAATTTTTGATGTTGGTCGCACTTACGGCCATCGGACTGGAAACGAATCTTTCTCTGTTAAAGAAAGTGGGTTGGCGCCCCTTCTTAGCGGCCGGGATCGGAACTTTATTCTTATTTTTCATCGGTTGGGTCGGAGCCCTTTCTGCGCTATAA
- the rpsG gene encoding 30S ribosomal protein S7 has protein sequence MSRRRGKVEPRKITPDPVYNDVQVAKFINCLMLSGEKSVAERLFYDALEIIQKKTGNDPYTTFREALENAKPQVEVKSRRVGGVTYQVPIEVRPERRLALGIRWLIRYSRDRNEKGMAAKLAAEFIEAQKGTGSAIKKKEDIRKMAEANKAFSHYRW, from the coding sequence ATGTCTAGAAGAAGAGGAAAAGTCGAGCCCCGGAAAATCACTCCGGATCCGGTTTATAACGACGTTCAAGTCGCGAAGTTCATCAACTGTCTGATGCTCAGCGGAGAAAAATCCGTAGCGGAAAGATTGTTCTACGATGCACTGGAAATCATTCAGAAAAAAACAGGAAACGATCCTTATACTACGTTCCGTGAAGCATTAGAAAATGCTAAACCACAAGTGGAAGTAAAATCCAGAAGAGTGGGCGGGGTTACGTATCAGGTTCCTATCGAAGTTCGTCCGGAAAGAAGATTGGCCCTCGGTATCCGTTGGTTGATCCGTTATTCCAGAGACAGAAACGAAAAAGGAATGGCTGCGAAGTTGGCGGCGGAATTCATCGAAGCTCAAAAAGGTACCGGTTCGGCTATCAAGAAGAAAGAAGATATCCGGAAAATGGCGGAAGCGAACAAGGCTTTCTCCCACTACCGCTGGTAA
- the rpsL gene encoding 30S ribosomal protein S12, whose amino-acid sequence MPTISQLIRHGRQKQKKRTKSPALKSSPQRRGVCTRVMTFTPKKPNSALRKVARVRLTTGIEVTAYIPGEGHNLQEHNVVLIRGGRVKDLPGVRYHIIRGTLDTLGVDKRRNGRSKYGAKRPKA is encoded by the coding sequence ATGCCAACAATCAGTCAATTGATTCGCCACGGCAGGCAAAAGCAGAAGAAGAGAACGAAATCTCCTGCATTAAAGAGCTCTCCTCAGAGAAGAGGAGTTTGTACGAGAGTAATGACGTTTACTCCGAAAAAACCGAACTCGGCTTTAAGAAAAGTCGCAAGGGTTCGTTTAACGACCGGAATCGAAGTTACTGCATATATCCCCGGTGAGGGACATAATCTTCAGGAGCACAACGTGGTTCTGATTCGCGGTGGAAGGGTAAAAGACCTTCCAGGGGTTCGTTATCATATCATTCGCGGAACCCTCGACACCTTGGGTGTGGATAAGAGAAGAAACGGTCGCTCCAAATACGGCGCGAAACGTCCTAAGGCTTAA
- the rpoC gene encoding DNA-directed RNA polymerase subunit beta' has protein sequence MRSHNDFESITIRLASPERIKEWSYGEVKKPETINYRTLKPEKDGLFCEKIFGTTKDWECYCGKFKSIRYKGVVCDKCGVEVTHSKVRRERMGHIELAAPVSHIWYYRSVPSRMGLLLDMTVNQLKSVLYFEKYVIIDPADSGRNRGELIDEEEYHAYLDEYGDKFVAGIGADAIKELLARIDVDAEARMIRQKIQDKDKISDKRILKRLEVLEAFRDSGNRPEWMVLDIVPVIPPELRPMVQLEGGRFATSDLNDLYRRVINRNNRLKRLLALKAPEIIVRNEKRMLQEAVDALFDNSRRKRAVKGKGNRPLKSISDMLKGKQGRFRQNLLGKRVDYSGRSVIVVGPELKYHEMGLPKKMALELFKPFIMKRLVDLDLAPNIKSAKKKVEAEDKEVFDVLEYVVKEHPVLLNRAPTLHRLGIQAFLPVLVEGKAIKLHPLVCHAFNADFDGDQMAIHVPLTPKAQLETWMLMLSPHNILNPANGHPICGPTQDIVLGIYYLTSELPTAPGVPLKSFSNLDEVHYAIDRGVVEFRTKISVYHQGKILETTPGRLIFNTILPEGYAYVNKPLSDKETNRIIADVYDKYGPAKTVLMLDDIKKLGYRYATLFAPTISIEDIRVSPGKVGLVGDANKEVEKADSEYRKGIITNEERRKKVIEIWTKTNDLITDSMFKELEKDKGGFNPVFIMAASGARGSKQQIRQLAGMRGLMAKPSGEIIELAIRSNFREGLSVLEFFISTHGARKGLADTALKTADAGYLTRRLVDISQDVIISEDDCGTEESISLGVVKEGENVIVSLNDRVFGRYTAEDVIDPVTDQVVYPRNTLITREVGQKVENLGYDKIRVRSPLTCESKQGVCIRCYGMDMARLIPAEIGEAVGTIAAQSIGQPGTQLTMRTFHIGGAASAKVQEKEHKVSYTGIVNNINGRLITNDKAQSIFSRRGSIVIQRLIQQYKTEELSNLRVENGQKVDKGELVATSPAGENITSEMPGTIHIENGIFRILGEEAVIPVKTGTIVNVKVNDITQPNQPLAEFDPYNEVGISEIEGTVQWMDLEIGKNVRRDEDLRTSNILLKVIEQRREKLNPRITVISGSSREEYSVPVDAIISVQDGDKVKGGDILFKIPTVAEKTRDITGGLPRVDELFEARRPKDATTLAETDGKIEISGEIVKEKRVLYIHPDNPDQEKVKVTIPIGKQIRVRNGDFVKRGDQIDDGNLDPHDILRVKGVTALQVYLVQEVQEVYRLQGVHINDKHIEVVVRQMLRKVLITDSGDTSFVNQQQIDRLVFNEENKRVIAEGGSPAEAVPILLGLTKASLNTESFFSAASFQETTKVLTDAAIKGKTDNLMGLKENVIIGHMIPAGTGTKKYKDIAVFKTTYGDLDRPLEEEEEEEIPQAIAEESDADGDE, from the coding sequence ATGAGATCCCATAACGACTTTGAATCGATTACAATCCGCTTAGCTTCTCCCGAAAGGATCAAAGAATGGTCCTATGGAGAAGTTAAAAAACCGGAAACCATCAATTACCGGACTTTAAAACCCGAGAAAGACGGTCTTTTCTGCGAAAAGATTTTCGGAACCACAAAGGACTGGGAATGTTACTGCGGTAAGTTCAAGTCCATCCGTTATAAGGGTGTGGTTTGCGACAAGTGCGGCGTCGAGGTAACTCACTCCAAAGTTCGTCGCGAAAGAATGGGACACATCGAACTCGCGGCTCCCGTTTCTCATATCTGGTATTACCGTTCCGTTCCTTCGAGAATGGGACTTCTGCTCGATATGACGGTGAACCAACTCAAGAGCGTTCTCTACTTTGAAAAATACGTTATCATCGATCCTGCGGATTCGGGAAGAAACCGTGGCGAACTCATCGACGAAGAAGAATATCACGCATACCTCGACGAGTACGGCGACAAGTTCGTAGCCGGAATCGGCGCGGACGCGATCAAAGAACTTCTCGCGCGCATCGACGTAGACGCGGAAGCGAGAATGATCCGTCAAAAGATCCAAGACAAGGATAAGATTTCCGATAAAAGAATTCTGAAACGTCTCGAAGTTCTCGAAGCGTTCCGTGATTCCGGAAACCGTCCCGAGTGGATGGTTCTCGATATCGTTCCGGTCATTCCTCCCGAACTTCGTCCTATGGTTCAGCTCGAAGGAGGAAGATTCGCAACTTCCGACTTGAACGACTTATACCGTCGTGTCATCAACCGGAACAACCGTCTCAAAAGACTTCTCGCGCTAAAAGCGCCCGAGATCATCGTTCGTAACGAAAAGAGAATGTTGCAGGAAGCGGTCGACGCTCTCTTCGACAACTCTCGTAGAAAACGTGCGGTAAAAGGAAAGGGAAACCGTCCTTTAAAATCGATCTCCGACATGCTCAAAGGGAAACAAGGTCGTTTCCGTCAGAACCTTCTCGGTAAGAGGGTGGATTACTCCGGTCGTTCCGTGATCGTAGTCGGTCCCGAACTCAAATATCACGAGATGGGACTTCCAAAGAAAATGGCTTTGGAACTTTTCAAACCTTTCATCATGAAGAGACTTGTGGATCTGGACTTAGCTCCGAACATCAAGTCCGCTAAGAAGAAAGTAGAAGCGGAAGACAAAGAAGTTTTCGACGTATTGGAATACGTCGTAAAAGAACATCCGGTTCTTCTGAACAGAGCGCCGACCCTTCACCGTCTCGGAATCCAGGCATTCTTGCCGGTTCTGGTGGAAGGAAAGGCGATCAAACTCCATCCTCTCGTCTGTCACGCGTTCAACGCCGACTTCGACGGAGACCAGATGGCGATCCACGTTCCGCTGACTCCTAAGGCTCAGTTGGAAACATGGATGCTCATGCTTTCTCCTCACAATATTCTGAACCCCGCAAACGGACATCCGATCTGCGGACCGACTCAGGATATCGTATTAGGAATTTATTATCTAACTTCCGAGCTTCCAACGGCTCCGGGCGTTCCTTTGAAATCCTTCTCGAACCTGGACGAGGTTCACTACGCGATCGACAGAGGCGTGGTAGAATTCAGAACCAAGATCAGCGTTTATCACCAAGGAAAGATTCTCGAAACGACTCCGGGAAGATTGATCTTCAACACGATTCTTCCGGAAGGATACGCATACGTAAACAAACCGCTTTCCGACAAGGAAACGAACCGGATTATCGCGGACGTTTACGACAAATACGGTCCCGCAAAAACCGTATTGATGCTCGACGACATTAAAAAATTAGGATATCGTTATGCGACTCTGTTCGCTCCGACCATTTCGATCGAAGACATTCGCGTGTCTCCGGGTAAAGTGGGTCTCGTGGGCGACGCAAACAAGGAAGTCGAAAAAGCCGACTCCGAGTATCGCAAAGGGATCATCACGAACGAAGAACGCCGTAAAAAGGTAATCGAGATCTGGACGAAAACGAACGACCTCATCACCGATTCCATGTTCAAGGAACTGGAAAAAGACAAGGGCGGATTCAATCCCGTGTTCATCATGGCGGCTTCCGGAGCGAGAGGATCAAAACAACAGATCCGTCAGCTCGCGGGAATGCGCGGTCTTATGGCGAAACCTTCCGGAGAAATCATCGAGCTCGCAATTCGTTCGAACTTCCGTGAAGGACTTTCGGTTCTTGAATTCTTCATCTCCACTCACGGTGCGAGAAAAGGTCTCGCGGATACCGCGTTAAAAACCGCGGACGCAGGTTACTTAACCCGTCGTCTTGTGGATATTTCTCAGGACGTGATCATTTCCGAAGACGATTGCGGAACGGAAGAATCCATTTCTCTCGGCGTGGTAAAAGAAGGGGAGAACGTAATCGTTTCCCTGAACGACCGAGTGTTCGGACGTTATACTGCGGAGGACGTGATCGATCCGGTGACCGACCAAGTCGTTTATCCGAGAAACACCCTCATCACGAGAGAAGTCGGACAAAAGGTGGAAAACCTCGGTTACGACAAGATCCGAGTTCGTTCTCCTCTGACTTGCGAATCCAAACAAGGCGTTTGTATCCGTTGTTACGGTATGGACATGGCGAGATTGATCCCTGCGGAAATCGGGGAAGCGGTGGGAACCATCGCGGCTCAGTCCATCGGTCAGCCTGGAACTCAGTTGACGATGAGAACGTTCCACATCGGTGGTGCGGCGTCCGCAAAAGTTCAAGAGAAGGAACACAAGGTATCGTACACCGGTATCGTAAACAACATCAACGGACGTTTGATTACGAACGACAAAGCGCAAAGCATATTCTCACGCCGCGGTTCGATCGTGATTCAAAGATTGATCCAGCAATACAAAACCGAAGAACTCTCCAACTTACGCGTTGAAAACGGACAGAAAGTGGATAAGGGAGAATTGGTGGCTACTTCTCCGGCGGGAGAAAACATCACTTCCGAAATGCCGGGAACCATTCACATCGAGAACGGTATCTTCCGGATCTTGGGAGAAGAAGCGGTGATTCCGGTTAAGACGGGAACGATCGTGAACGTAAAAGTGAACGACATCACTCAGCCGAACCAACCTCTCGCAGAGTTCGACCCTTATAACGAAGTGGGTATCTCCGAGATCGAAGGAACCGTTCAATGGATGGATCTCGAAATCGGTAAGAACGTCAGAAGAGACGAAGATTTAAGAACTTCTAATATTCTTCTGAAAGTAATCGAACAAAGAAGGGAAAAACTCAACCCTCGCATCACTGTGATTTCCGGAAGTTCCAGAGAGGAATATTCCGTTCCTGTGGATGCGATCATCTCCGTTCAAGACGGCGACAAGGTGAAGGGCGGGGACATTCTCTTTAAGATTCCTACCGTTGCGGAAAAAACACGGGATATTACCGGTGGTCTTCCGAGAGTCGACGAGCTTTTCGAAGCGAGAAGACCGAAAGACGCAACTACCCTTGCAGAGACCGACGGAAAGATCGAGATCAGCGGGGAAATCGTTAAAGAAAAACGCGTTCTTTATATCCATCCGGACAATCCGGATCAGGAAAAAGTAAAGGTTACGATTCCGATCGGTAAACAGATTCGGGTTCGTAACGGGGACTTCGTGAAGAGAGGAGACCAGATCGACGACGGTAACCTCGATCCTCACGATATTCTCCGAGTAAAAGGCGTTACTGCGCTTCAAGTGTATCTCGTTCAGGAAGTCCAAGAGGTCTACAGACTGCAAGGGGTTCATATCAACGATAAGCACATCGAAGTCGTGGTTCGTCAGATGCTCAGAAAAGTTCTGATTACCGACTCGGGAGACACGAGTTTCGTAAATCAACAGCAAATCGACAGACTTGTTTTCAACGAAGAAAACAAGAGAGTGATCGCGGAAGGGGGTTCTCCTGCGGAAGCGGTTCCTATCCTGCTCGGTTTGACCAAAGCTTCCTTGAACACGGAATCCTTCTTCTCGGCCGCTTCCTTCCAGGAAACGACCAAGGTTCTGACGGACGCGGCGATCAAAGGAAAGACCGATAACCTGATGGGTCTCAAAGAGAACGTCATCATCGGTCACATGATCCCTGCGGGAACAGGAACGAAGAAGTATAAGGACATCGCAGTGTTCAAAACTACTTACGGCGACCTTGATCGTCCGCTGGAAGAAGAAGAGGAAGAAGAGATCCCACAAGCGATCGCGGAAGAATCCGACGCGGACGGGGACGAGTAA